From Nicotiana tabacum cultivar K326 chromosome 20, ASM71507v2, whole genome shotgun sequence, one genomic window encodes:
- the LOC107806414 gene encoding UPF0481 protein At3g47200-like yields the protein MWSKGQKIPKIPSAILHLEERVSSKKKASFEDYTPFVVSFGPYYHGKHELDQAESIKHQIFDIFVSESQESKDFFLEMFEVVGKEVRSLYLWEYTAGYSDKELAEMMLLDACFIIAVYSNVASNLSQYVIKLLGNVMFTLAQRDVLLLENQIPFELVKKLLISGRSMAYANYWIRFFICKAINVNFDMITGDIHDDADQPPFLLEALRRAVISGHWSKVFLITINKHHAELSYPNRMEDDDTCSPIIDHKIELGNQVKKYSYSFHSVIDLKAKGISFRPSHSDLLGDIKFTSFCFHGRLELPTFVASIKSRVWLKNAIAYELCPDSNTQLQLTSYIKFMKSIISDSKDVQERKPK from the coding sequence ATGTGGTCGAAGGGGCAAAAAATACCTAAAATTCCTAGTGCAATATTGCACCTGGAGGAGAGGGTAAGTTCCAAGAAAAAAGCCAGTTTTGAAGACTACACGCCTTTTGTAGTATCTTTTGGACCTTACTACCATGGCAAACACGAGCTTGATCAAGCGGAGTCTATTAAGCAccaaatttttgatatttttgtttcCGAAAGTCAGGAATCTAAAGATTTCTTCCTCGAAATGTTTGAGGTAGTGGGTAAGGAAGTGAGAAGTTTGTATTTGTGGGAATATACTGCAGGTTATAGTGACAAAGAATTGGCTGAAATGATGCTCCTCGATGCTTGTTTCATCATCGCTGTATATTCCAATGTTGCATCTAATCTGTCTCAGTATGTTATTAAACTTCTTGGCAATGTAATGTTCACTTTGGCTCAGCGCGATGTACTTTTGCTTGAGAATCaaatcccttttgagcttgtCAAGAAGCTATTAATTTCAGGACGTAGCATGGCTTATGCCAACTATTGGATTCGCTTTTTTATATGCAAGGCAATAAATGTGAATTTCGATATGATTACAGGAGACATTCATGATGATGCAGATCAACCACCTTTTCTTCTTGAAGCTCTCCGGAGAGCAGTTATTTCCGGACACTGGAGCAAAGTTTTCCTAATCACGATTAACAAACACCATGCCGAGCTAAGTTATCCAAACCGTATGGAGGACGATGATACTTGTTCTCCTATTATTGATCATAAAATCGAACTAGGCAACCAAGTTAAGAAATATAGCTATTCCTTTCATTCAGTCATAGATCTCAAGGCGAAGGGCATCTCTTTCAGGCCTAGCCATAGTGACTTATTGGGTGATATCAAATTCACTTCATTTTGCTTCCACGGCAGGCTTGAATTGCCAACTTTCGTTGCTTCAATCAAGTCACGGGTTTGGTTAAAGAACGCGATAGCTTATGAATTGTGCCCAGACTCAAATACTCAATTACAATTGACATCTTATATAAAATTTATGAAATCAATCATCAGTGATTCAAAAGATGTGCAGGAACGGAAACCCAAGTAA
- the LOC107806415 gene encoding putative late blight resistance protein homolog R1B-14 has translation MADVAVKFLVENLMQLLIDNADLIIGIKGEVENLLQDLNDFNAFLRQAAKSRRDNEVLKSLVKKIRKVVNDAEDSIDKFVIEAKRHDDKNKFAQWFHLTHVARAKGVADEIKIIRERVKEIRQNDAYGLQAITSDDNPNQGAQERKVPVVEEDDVVGFDEEATTVIDRLIGGSDYVVPVVGMPGLGKTTLAYKIFKDPTVEYEFFNRIWVYVSQSFNRREIFLNIISKFTRNTKQYHDTPEEELANEIKELLGKGGKYLVVLDDVWTREAWNRIKIAFPNNNKRNRVLMTTRQSNVAKCCNDKPHDLKFLTENESWELLEKRVFHKEKCTSELELPGKNIAKKCRGLPLAIVVIAGALIDKGKTTREWELVADSVGEHLINRDPENCKKLVQMSYDRLPYDLKACFLYCGAFPGGSEISARKLICLWIAEGFIQYQGPLTLEDIAEDHLNDLVNRNLVMVMQRSSSGQIKTCRVHDMLHEFCRHEAMMEENLFQEIKRGQEHSFPEKQELATYRRLCIHSSVSEFLSTKPFGEHVRSFLCFASKKFEMPLGEIPAIPRAFPLLRVLDAESIKFSRFSREFFKLFHLRYIAFSTDSIMTIPTNIGNLWNVQTLIIETQQGTLDIKADIWNMTRLRHVCTNASATLPSPKRPKSSKENLVNRCLQTLSTIAPECCTAEVFTRTPNLKKLGVRGKIDALLETSKDGSSSGLFSNIGKLDCLEKLKLVNDTRQSRKQLHLPPAYIFPQKLKKLTLIDTWFEWKDMSILGLLEYLEVLKLKENAFRGQSWETKDGGFPRLQVLWIERTDLSSWKASSGNFPRLKRLVLIACDNLNELPAELADVENLQLMELQSTSVSAARSARAILKKKQEKVGSGFKLSLFPPDLGL, from the exons ATGGCAGATGTAGCAGTGAAATTCCTAGTAGAAAACTTGATGCAATTGTTAATTGACAACGCTGACTTGATTATTGGTATAAAGGGTGAAGTTGAAAATTTACTACAAGATCTGAATGATTTCAATGCTTTTCTCAGACAAGCAGCTAAATCGAGGAGAGACAatgaagtcttgaaatcactAGTAAAGAAGATAAGGAAAGTGGTAAATGATGCTGAAGATTCAATTGATAAGTTTGTTATTGAAGCTAAGAGACATGACGATAAGAACAAATTTGCTCAGTGGTTTCATCTTACTCATGTTGCTAGGGCTAAAGGGGTTGCTGATGAGATTAAAATTATAAGGGAAAGGGTGAAGGAAATTCGTCAAAATGATGCTTATGGACTTCAAGCTATTACTTCTGATGATAATCCCAACCAAGGTGCTCAGGAAAGGAAG GTCCCTGTAGTAGAGGAAGACGACGTGGTAGGTTTTGATGAGGAAGCGACAACTGTAATTGATCGTCTCATTGGAGGATCGGATTATGTTGTGCCAGTCGTTGGTATGCCTGGTCTTGGAAAAACAACTTTGGCATATAAGATTTTCAAGGATCCCACAGTTGAGTATGAGTTTTTCAACCGCATATGGGTATATGTCTCTCAATCATTCAACAGAAGGGAAATATTTCTCAACATCATCAGCAAATTCACTCGAAACACCAAACAATACCATGATACACCAGAGGAGGAATTAGCAAATGAAATAAAGGAGCTTCTTGGGAAGGGTGGGAAATATCTTGTTGTTTTAGATGATGTGTGGACAAGAGAAGCTTGGAATCGCATCAAAATTGCTTTCCCCAATAACAATAAACGGAATAGAGTCTTGATGACTACTAGACAAAGCAATGTGGCTAAGTGCTGCAATGATAAACCTCATGATCTAAAGTTTTTGACTGAAAATGAAAGTTGGGAGCTACTTGAGAAGAGAGTTTTTCACAAGGAAAAATGTACATCTGAGTTAGAATTACCTGGAAAAAATATAGCCAAAAAATGTAGGGGCTTACCACTTGCAATAGTTGTTATTGCCGGAGCTTTGATAGACAAAGGAAAGACGACAAGGGAGTGGGAGCTGGTGGCTGACAGTGTGGGTGAGCACCTCATAAATAGAGATCCAGAGAACTGCAAGAAATTGGTGCAGATGAGCTATGATCGTTTGCCTTATGATTTAAAGGCGTGCTTCTTATATTGTGGGGCTTTTCCTGGCGGTTCTGAAATTTCAGCTCGGAAGTTGATTTGTTTATGGATAGCGGAAGGATTCATACAATACCAAGGACCATTGACTCTAGAGGATATAGCAGAGGACCACTTGAATGATCTTGTCAATAGGAACTTAGTGATGGTAATGCAAAGGAGTTCTAGTGGTCAAATCAAAACATGTCGTGTTCATGACATGTTGCATGAGTTCTGCAGACATGAGGCTATGATGGAGGAAAATCTTTTTCAAGAAATCAAACGAGGGCAAGAACATTCTTTTCCAGAGAAACAAGAGTTAGCCACTTATCGTCGCTTGTGCATTCATTCGTCTGTTTCTGAATTCTTGTCAACAAAACCCTTTGGTGAGCATGTTAGGTCGTTCTTATGCTTTGCCTCAAAAAAATTTGAGATGCCTTTAGGTGAAATACCAGCCATCCCCAGAGCCTTTCCCTTGCTTAGGGTACTCGATGCTGAATCAATCAAGTTCAGTCGTTTTTCTAGAGAGTTCTTCAAATTATTCCATTTGAGGTACATTGCTTTCTCAACTGACTCGATTATGACCATTCCTACAAACATTGGGAATCTTTGGAATGTACAAACACTTATAATTGAGACACAACAGGGTACTCTTGACATTAAAGCAGACATTTGGAATATGACAAGATTAAGGCATGTGTGCACGAACGCCTCTGCTACATTGCCTTCCCCTAAGCGCCCCAAGAGCAGCAAGGAAAACTTGGTGAATCGTTGCCTACAAACACTTTCTACTATAGCACCTGAATGTTGCACGGCAGAAGTTTTTACTAGAACTCCTAATCTCAAGAAATTAGGTGTTCGTGGAAAAATAGATGCACTTCTAGAGACCAGTAAGGACGGGTCCAGTTCTGGTTTGTTCAGCAACATAGGAAAGTTAGATTGCCTCGAAAAGCTGAAGTTGGTAAATGATACTCGACAAAGTAGAAAACAGCTACACCTTCCTCCAGCATATATTTTTCCTCAGAAGCTAAAAAAACTCACTCTGATAGATACGTGGTTCGAATGGAAAGATATGTCTATATTAGGTCTATTAGAGTACCTTGAAGTGCTGAAGTTGAAAGAAAATGCGTTTAGGGGACAGTCATGGGAAACAAAGGATGGTGGTTTTCCTCGTCTGCAGGTCCTATGGATTGAAAGGACAGATCTATCTTCTTGGAAGGCCTCATCGGGGAACTTTCCACGACTAAAACGCCTTGTTCTTATAGCATGTGATAATCTTAATGAACTACCAGCTGAACTGGCTGATGTGGAAAACCTCCAGTTAATGGAACTCCAGAGTACCAGTGTGTCTGCTGCTAGATCTGCACGAGCAATActaaagaagaaacaagaaaaagtTGGCAGCGGATTCAAGCTTTCTTTATTTCCTCCAGATCTCGGATTGTAA